The following proteins are encoded in a genomic region of Arachis stenosperma cultivar V10309 chromosome 4, arast.V10309.gnm1.PFL2, whole genome shotgun sequence:
- the LOC130976029 gene encoding CAX-interacting protein 4, translating into MPATAGRVRMPANNRVHSSAALQTHGIWQSAIGYDPYAPNKDDKDSSQNLPDAKPDAENAYASFQGLLQLAKITNADVDISRGACKKCGRVGHLKFQCKNYVKVKDDNEERDAEAMQSLGLVGLDKKLKGKADKLDKRSNVESTEEEDEEEDSESSDSEVDLEIERIIAERSGKKISGKHGSSRKKGSSDDDGSDRDSAKKRKKRGRSKKRTGKREVSDSDDSGERRRRKRRRAHRRKRDMSSDEDDEYRHSRRKSRKEKRRRRSRRSDSDSESSEDSDVLHKRKSKRPPSSDSDSYYDSRKGRDAKRSEKRRRHHHGDDE; encoded by the coding sequence ATGCCAGCTACAGCAGGTAGGGTTCGCATGCCTGCGAACAATAGGGTGCACAGTAGTGCAGCCCTTCAGACCCATGGCATTTGGCAGAGTGCCATTGGCTATGATCCTTATGCACCAAACAAGGACGACAAAGATTCTTCACAGAATCTCCCGGATGCCAAACCTGATGCTGAGAATGCATATGCTAGCTTCCAGGGGCTTCTTCAGCTTGCTAAGATAACCAATGCTGATGTTGATATCTCCCGTGGGGCCTGCAAAAAGTGTGGCCGTGTTGGGCACCTCAAGTTTCAGTGCAAGAACTATGTGAAGGTCAAGGATGATAATGAGGAGAGAGATGCTGAAGCTATGCAGTCTCTAGGGTTGGTTGGATTGGATAAAAAGTTGAAGGGGAAGGCTGATAAGCTCGATAAGAGAAGCAATGTTGAGAGCACAGAAGAGGAGGACGAGGAGGAAGATAGTGAGAGTTCAGATTCTGAGGTTGATTTAGAGATTGAGAGAATTATTGCTGAAAGGTCTGGGAAGAAAATTAGTGGGAAGCATGGTTCTTCTAGGAAGAAGGGGAGTTCCGATGATGATGGGTCAGATCGGGATTCTgcgaagaagaggaaaaagagagGCAGGTCGAAGAAGAGAACTGGGAAGAGGGAAGTTAGTGATTCGGATGATTCAGGTGAGAGGAGGAGACGGAAGAGGAGGAGAGCGCACAGGAGAAAGAGGGACATGTCTTCAGATGAGGATGATGAATATAGGCACAGTCGAAGAAAGAGTAGGAAGGAgaagaggagaaggagaagcCGTCGATCAGATTCTGATTCTGAATCATCAGAGGATTCTGATGTACTGCACAAGCGGAAGAGCAAAAGGCCTCCATCATCTGACAGTGATTCATACTATGATTCAAGGAAGGGTAGGGATGCCAAGAGATCGGAAAAGAGGAGACGGCACCACCATGGGGATGATGAATAG
- the LOC130975625 gene encoding uncharacterized protein LOC130975625, producing MGVLPSEKNRGRQSATPESTEEQSVNARKLDLESLGFELSEEDAQGIDEPHNPAPMAAARGGASSARGGATNMRGPMDLFVRKSETAIARNKREKLRQQNIKEACNKEAVHRVHRYIARWFYQAGIPLNLVKLKSFQKMLCAVGSFGPNLPAPNYHTLRVPLINEELEYTKGLLNGHKKQWKKYGCSIMSDAWTDKRQISIINFLVNSPVGIMFLKSIDASDYVKIGKKLFELFDDVVEEIGEHNVVQVVTNNGSNYVLAGKLLMEKRPNLFLTPCATHRLDLMLKDNGKLPLIQKTIKGLFRWLASRIVTLAH from the coding sequence ATGGGAGTATTACCATCAGAAAAAAATCGAGGAAGACAAAGTGCCACACCGGAAAGCACCGAAGAACAGAGTGTCAATGCTAGAAAACTTGACTTAGAGAGTTTGGGGTTCGAATTGTCGGaggaagatgctcaagggattgATGAACCTCATAATCCAGCTCCAATGGCAGCAGCTAGAGGGGGTGCAAGTAGTGCTAGAGGGGGTGCAACTAACATGAGAGGTCCAATGGACTTGtttgttagaaaatctgaaactgccattgcaagaaacaaaagagagaaattGAGGCAGCAGAACATCAAAGAAGCATGTAATAAGGAAGCAGTTCATAGAGTTCATCGATACATAGCACGGTGGTTCTACCAAGCTGGGATTCCATTGAACCTAGTAAAGTTGAAGAGTTTTCAAAAAATGTTGTGTGCTGTTGGAAGCTTTGGTCCCAATTTACCTGCTCCCAATTATCATACTCTAAGGGTTCCGCTGATTAATGAGGAGTTGGAATACACCAAAGGATTATTGAATGGTCATAAAAAACAATGGAAAAAGTATGGTTGCTCTATTATGTCAGATGCTTGGACGGATAAAAGGCAAATAAGCATTATTAATTTTCTTGTAAACTCTCCAGTTGGAATAATGTTTTTGAAGTCTATTGATGCTTCTGATTATGTGAAGATtggtaaaaaattatttgagcTTTTTGATGATGTTGTGGAGGAAATTGGTGAGCACAACGTTGTTCAAGTTGTAACTAATAATGGGAGTAATTATGTTCTTGCCGGTAAGTTACTGATGGAGAAAAGACCAAATTTGTTTTTGACTCCTTGTGCTACCCACCGTTTGGATCTGATGCTTAAGGACAATGGGAAGTTACCATTAATTCAAAAAACCATAAAAGGGCTATTTCGTTGGTTAGCTTCACGCATAGTCACTCTAGCACATTAG
- the LOC130975626 gene encoding uncharacterized protein LOC130975626 encodes MLRHFTNGKELVRHAVTRFATSFLSLERLYEEIGNMRRIFTSDEWTKNKLSKEANGREAIKIVIMLSFWNHVKYTLKIMGPLVRVLRLVDGEKKPPMGYIYEVMEKAKECIMKAFLNDESKYSDVFKIIDNRWNCQLHHLLHAAGHFLNPELFYDNSRIELDLEVTKGWFECITRLVPCQAVQQKILEEQALYKAGYGLFGSDFAKSQEKRFHSIRLL; translated from the coding sequence ATGTTGAGACACTTCACAAATGGCAAGGAGTTGGTAAGGCATGCAGTCACCCGATTTGCCACTTCATTTCTCTCTTTGGAAAGGCTTTATGAGGAGATAGGAAATATGAGAAGAATATTCACCTCGGATGAATGGACAAAGAATAAGTTGTCAAAGGAGGCAAATGGGAGGGAGGCAATAAAGATTGTTATCATGCTCTCCTTTTGGAATCATGTCAAGTACACCCTTAAGATCATGGGCCCTCTTGTTCGAGTGCTTAGACTTGTTGATGGGGAGAAGAAGCCACCAATGGGATATATTTATGAAGTAATGGAGAAGGCAAAGGAATGCATCATGAAAGCATTTCTTAATGATGAGAGCAAGTATAGTgatgtttttaaaatcattgACAACAGATGGAATTGCCAACTTCATCATCTGTTGCATGCAGCCGGTCATTTTCTAAATCCCGAGTTGTTTTACGACAACTCTCGAATTGAGCTAGATTTAGAAGTTACAAAGGGGTGGTTTGAGTGCATCACTAGATTGGTGCCATGTCAAGCTGTGCAACAAAAGATATTGGAGGAGCAAGCACTATACAAGGCTGGCTATGGACTTTTTGGATCAGATTTTGCAAAATCTCAAGAAAAAAGATTTCACTCGATAAGATTGTTATAA
- the LOC130976190 gene encoding pyruvate dehydrogenase E1 component subunit beta, mitochondrial isoform X1, with amino-acid sequence MKLRVENIFDKYIINLGACGIRCGFIPFGERRSESDSIRQREIDAGTSSTSSSYYYSTSFRVSFIHFSPLMLASFQHSKMLRAIRHKNILPAFSAFRAFSSSAKEMTVREALNSALDEEMSADPKVFLMGEEVGEYQGAYKITKGLLDKYGPERVLDTPITEAGFTGIGVGAAYYGLRPVVEFMTFNFSMQAIDHIINSAAKSNYMSAGQISVPIVFRGPNGAAAGVGAQHSQCYAAWYASCPGLKVLSPYSSEDARGLLKAAIRDPDPVVFLENELLYGESFPVSAEVLDSSFCLPIGKAKIEREGKDVTITAFSKMVGYALKAAEILAKEGISAEVINLRSIRPLDRSTINASVRKTNRLVTVEEGFPQHGVGAEICTSVIEESFGYLDAPVERIAGADVPMPYAANLERMAVPQVEDIVRAAKRACYRSVPLAATA; translated from the exons ATGAAGCTGCGGGTAGAAAACATTtttgataaatatataataaacttGGGAGCTTGTGGGATTCGGTGTGGCTTCATTCCATTTGGCGAGCGGAGATCGGAATCGGATTCTATCAGACAGAGAGAGATCGACGCGGGTACATCTTCCACTTCCTCCTCTTATTACTATTCCACATCTTTTAGGGTTTCATTCATTCACTTCTCGCCTCTCAT GCTTGCTTCGTTTCAACATAGCAAGATGTTGCGTGCTATAAGGCATAAG aaTATTCTACCTGCCTTCTCTGCATTTAGAGCTTTCTCTTCTTCTGCTAAAGAG ATGACAGTTAGAGAGGCTCTGAACTCTGCTCTTGATGAGGAAATGTCTGCTGATCCTAAAGTCTTCTTGATGGGTGAAGAG GTTGGGGAATACCAGGGTGCATATAAG ATTACTAAGGGGCTTCTGGACAAGTATGGTCCTGAAAGGGTTCTTGATACTCCAATTACCGAG GCTGGGTTTACTGGCATTGGAGTTGGTGCTGCTTACTATGGTCTAAGGCCGGTTGTCGAGTTTATGACTTTTAACTTCTCCATGCAG GCAATAGATCACATTATTAATTCTGCTGCAAAATCAAACTACATGTCTGCTGGGCAAATATCTGTACCTATTGTCTTCAGAGGACCCAATGGAGCTGCTGCTGGAGTTGGTGCTCAGCACTCTCAA TGTTATGCAGCTTGGTATGCCTCATGCCCTGGATTGAAGGTATTGTCACCATATTCATCTGAAGATGCTCGTGGTTTGCTAAAAGCGGCTATAAGGGACCCTGACCCTGTTGTTTTTCTTGAAAATGAGTTATT ATATGGTGAGTCATTCCCTGTTTCAGCTGAAGTTCTTGATTCCAGTTTTTGCCTTCCCATAGGAAAAGCAAAG ATTGAGAGAGAAGGAAAAGACGTTACCATTACAGCCTTTTCAAAAATGGTTGGCTATGCTCTCAAG GCTGCAGAGATACTGGCAAAGGAAGGAATCAGTGCTGAG GTTATAAATTTGCGTTCCATTCGGCCACTTGATAGATCCACAATTAATGCTTCAGTCAGGAAAACCAATAGATTGGTGACAGTCGAAGAAGGATTTCCTCAGCATGGTGTTGGTGCCGAAATTTG CACCTCTGTAATCGAGGAGAGTTTTGGTTATCTTGATGCACCGGTAGAGAGAATTGCTGGGGCTGATGTTCCCATGCCTTATGCAGCCAATTTGGAGAGAATGGCTGTCCCACAG GTTGAAGATATTGTTCGTGCCGCAAAGAGAGCATGTTACAGATCTGTGCCCTTGGCTGCAACAGCTTGA
- the LOC130976190 gene encoding pyruvate dehydrogenase E1 component subunit beta-1, mitochondrial isoform X2, producing MLRAIRHKNILPAFSAFRAFSSSAKEMTVREALNSALDEEMSADPKVFLMGEEVGEYQGAYKITKGLLDKYGPERVLDTPITEAGFTGIGVGAAYYGLRPVVEFMTFNFSMQAIDHIINSAAKSNYMSAGQISVPIVFRGPNGAAAGVGAQHSQCYAAWYASCPGLKVLSPYSSEDARGLLKAAIRDPDPVVFLENELLYGESFPVSAEVLDSSFCLPIGKAKIEREGKDVTITAFSKMVGYALKAAEILAKEGISAEVINLRSIRPLDRSTINASVRKTNRLVTVEEGFPQHGVGAEICTSVIEESFGYLDAPVERIAGADVPMPYAANLERMAVPQVEDIVRAAKRACYRSVPLAATA from the exons ATGTTGCGTGCTATAAGGCATAAG aaTATTCTACCTGCCTTCTCTGCATTTAGAGCTTTCTCTTCTTCTGCTAAAGAG ATGACAGTTAGAGAGGCTCTGAACTCTGCTCTTGATGAGGAAATGTCTGCTGATCCTAAAGTCTTCTTGATGGGTGAAGAG GTTGGGGAATACCAGGGTGCATATAAG ATTACTAAGGGGCTTCTGGACAAGTATGGTCCTGAAAGGGTTCTTGATACTCCAATTACCGAG GCTGGGTTTACTGGCATTGGAGTTGGTGCTGCTTACTATGGTCTAAGGCCGGTTGTCGAGTTTATGACTTTTAACTTCTCCATGCAG GCAATAGATCACATTATTAATTCTGCTGCAAAATCAAACTACATGTCTGCTGGGCAAATATCTGTACCTATTGTCTTCAGAGGACCCAATGGAGCTGCTGCTGGAGTTGGTGCTCAGCACTCTCAA TGTTATGCAGCTTGGTATGCCTCATGCCCTGGATTGAAGGTATTGTCACCATATTCATCTGAAGATGCTCGTGGTTTGCTAAAAGCGGCTATAAGGGACCCTGACCCTGTTGTTTTTCTTGAAAATGAGTTATT ATATGGTGAGTCATTCCCTGTTTCAGCTGAAGTTCTTGATTCCAGTTTTTGCCTTCCCATAGGAAAAGCAAAG ATTGAGAGAGAAGGAAAAGACGTTACCATTACAGCCTTTTCAAAAATGGTTGGCTATGCTCTCAAG GCTGCAGAGATACTGGCAAAGGAAGGAATCAGTGCTGAG GTTATAAATTTGCGTTCCATTCGGCCACTTGATAGATCCACAATTAATGCTTCAGTCAGGAAAACCAATAGATTGGTGACAGTCGAAGAAGGATTTCCTCAGCATGGTGTTGGTGCCGAAATTTG CACCTCTGTAATCGAGGAGAGTTTTGGTTATCTTGATGCACCGGTAGAGAGAATTGCTGGGGCTGATGTTCCCATGCCTTATGCAGCCAATTTGGAGAGAATGGCTGTCCCACAG GTTGAAGATATTGTTCGTGCCGCAAAGAGAGCATGTTACAGATCTGTGCCCTTGGCTGCAACAGCTTGA
- the LOC130973139 gene encoding LOW QUALITY PROTEIN: DEAD-box ATP-dependent RNA helicase 50-like (The sequence of the model RefSeq protein was modified relative to this genomic sequence to represent the inferred CDS: substituted 1 base at 1 genomic stop codon), whose protein sequence is MAFAPVIAGKTCIIADQSGSGKTLAYLAPIIQRLRQEELEGHSKSTPQAPRVVILAPTAELASQVLDNCRSLSRSGVPFKSMVVTGGFXQRTQLETLQQGVDVLIATPGRFLFLMKEGFLQLTNLRCVVLDEVDILFGDEDFEVALQSLINSSPITTQYLFVTATLPRDVYSKLVEIFPDCEMIMGPSMHRISPRLEEIIVDCSGEDGQEKTTDTAFLNKKSALLQLAEERPVPRTIVFCNKIETCRKVENALKRIDRKGAVIQVLPFHAAMTQESRLASMKEFARSPSKQVSQFMVCTDRASRGIDFWGVEHVILFDFPRDPSEYVRRVGRTARGAKGVGKAFIFVVGKQVSLARKIMERNRKGHPLHHVPSAVTF, encoded by the exons ATGGCATTTGCACCTGTTATTGCTGGAAAGACTTGTATTATAGCTGACCAAAGTGGTTCTGGAAAGACTTTAGCATATCTTGCACCAATAATTCAGCGTCTTAGGCAAGAAGAACTAGAAGGACACAGTAAATCCACTCCTCAAGCTCCTAGAGTTGTCATACTAGCACCAACAGCTGAATTAGCTTCCCAG GTCTTAGATAATTGTCGATCACTGTCTAGATCTGGGGTTCCATTTAAATCTATGGTTGTCACAGGTGGCTTTTGACAAAGAACTCAACTGGAAACTTTACAACAGGGTGTTGATGTATTAATAGCTACACCTGGCCGTTTTTTGTTCCTTATGAAGGAAGGCTTCTTACAGTTAACAAATCTAAGATG TGTTGTTTTGGATGAGGTAGATATTCTCTTTGGTGATGAGGATTTCGAAGTGGCTCTTCAAAGCTTGATCAATTCCTCACCCATAACTACACAATACTTATTTGTGACTGCAACTCTACCAAGAGATGTTTACAGCAAACTGGTTGAAATTTTCCCCGATTGTGAAATGATCATGGGACCTAGTATGCACCGAATAAGCCCACGCCTTGAAGAG ATCATAGTAGATTGCAGTGGAGAAGATGGGCAAGAAAAAACTACTGATACAGCATTTTTGAACAAGAAATCTGCTCTTCTGCAGCTTGCAGAGGAACGCCCTGTTCCAAGAACTATTGTGTTTTGCAACAAA ATTGAAACATGCAGAAAAGTTGAGAATGCATTAAAGCGTATAGATAGAAAGGGAGCAGTTATACAAGTTCTGCCTTTTCATGCTGCCATGACACAGGAATCAAGGCTTGCTAGTATGAAGGAGTTTGCACGTTCACCGTCAAAACAAGTGTCCCAGTTTATGGTTTGCACGGACCG AGCATCAAGGGGAATAGACTTTTGGGGAGTGGAGCACGTGATACTGTTCGACTTCCCGAGGGATCCAAGCGAATATGTGAGGCGTGTCGGAAGAACAGCGAGAGGCGCCAAGGGTGTGGGGAAGGCATTCATATTCGTGGTAGGCAAGCAAGTATCGCTTGCACGCAAAATCATGGAAAGAAATAGGAAGGGTCATCCGTTACACCATGTCCCTTCTGCTGTTACCTTCTAG